TATCGATGGGAGTCTTGTCGTACTCATGGTCGTGGTGAAGAGCGCACTTGTAGTAATAAACGAAATTATTCCGGTGCGGGTGGAGCTGTTGGCCATCATGGCACAGGGGGTAATTACGGCTCATCGGGTGGGCGTGCAGGTGCAGCTACGGCTGGGAGTATTCAATGGCTATAGATTTGCCTCCCACGCTCACTAACCTATCAATGGTAGATAAAGCATTTGGTTGCCACTTAGTAGCAGCTTATGAAAACATTGGATCGTATGATTCTAATCTACAATCTTTTTTTGTTAGACCATCCTATCACAAGATATTTAGAGGTGAATTAGATAGTCCTCTAGTGTTCATGAAGCAATTGGGCAAACAGGGGCATTTTCAGCAACAAAACCAAACCGCTGCCGTTACCCTACCCTTGATTTATTATTTTCGAGATATCAGCTTAGCCAGTGCCGATCCCGAACATTATGGTGGAATCTATCAAGATATACTCTGGTTAAAAGATCTGGAAACACCTTACCAACTGCAAGTGATGTATTTTGATATGACTTATCGGTTGGTCTTTGTCGGGCATGAGCGCAATCATCCTGAACAATTAGCCCTTGCCTGGTATTTTTTTATTAACCAGAAACAACATAATCACCATAAAATCCCGCTTCACTACCAAATTTCTGATGAAAAATTCACCGCTGAAGCCTATATCCGAGAACCCGAAACATTGCTAGCAACCGATATTAGTTTGGATCCGCATCAAGAAACCCGATTATTTGCACTGGAAGTGCAGCACACCTTATTAACACCCATTCTGGTAGGAAATGAGAGCCAGTTAATTGAGCCGATTCAGTTTAATTTACGAGTCATTCCGTTTGGCAGCCAACCCAACATTTGAACATGTCTTAATTCAGGAAATTCGTTATCAGGATAAACCCTTGGATTTAAGCTGGTTAATCGAAGCGGTTTATATTGAAACATTGGATTTATCTGGGCCTAAATTAATCTTAAAGCTGAATGATCGGGAAGCGATTTTTAGGGACGATTTAGGCATTAAACCTTTTGAGACATTAATGGTCACCTTAGCGGATCCCTATCGACGGGATGAATTAGACACGATAGAGCACTTTGTGATTCTGACCATGCCCATGGATGCTGAATCCGTTTTAACCCTAAATTGCTTGAGTGAGGTGATTTTTCAATTAAAAATGCCAGCAACTCAGGCTCGTTTTTTTGTAGGAGAAGCCCCTGAAAGCGTGGTTAAATCGCTGGTAAATCACACGGCGATCAATACCAGTGCATTCCCAGCCATTGAGGATTATCACCTATTGCCCGGTATGCGGCCCAGTCGTTTACTCAAACAAATTGCCCGAGAAAATGCGGCTGTGATTTATTATCAACGTCAGCAGTTTATGTTTAAACCTATTTCAACACTGCTTGAAAAAACAGCTCATCTTTCCTACCACTACAACGATACACGCCAACAAAATCAGATGGTGTCGTTTAAAAAAGCCAATGCGGATCCACTGATTCAGAGCTTTACCCAACGCCAGTTTATTGGTTGGCATTTAACCCAAGGTTCTCTTAATGCAAATAATACGAATGCTACTGCTTCGTCCAGTGCACCGCGTGAGCTGGTAGGTTTTAAGAGCCCAATTACGTTAGCCAATTTAAATACCCTGTTAACGCCAACATTAGAATTTACTTGCTTAGGCAATGGAGCGCTGCAAGCCGGTATTATCCTTCAGTTAGTGTTTAATCGGAACCATACTGAACTACCGATTGATGAGAGTTTACCCGATAAGGTAATTATTCAGTCAGTGGCACATCGCTATTCTGCTCAAAAATACCAATGCCGAGTTAAAACCTGTTTGCCTTTAAACAATGAACAATACCACTGAGTTAAATTCCCCACTCACCCCTACTCAATATCATGGCCAGGTCATGAATACCGATGACCCGAAAAAATGCCAGCGGGTACAGGTACAAATTTTAGGACTAACCGAAGGGGTGCCAACAGACAAATTACCCTGGGCTGAATATTTATTACCCATTGGTGCGCGTTATAACGCTGGCAGTTTTACCCCTGTACAGGTAGGTGACTGGGTATGGGTGGATTTTCCGTATATCAGTCATGGCCAACCCGATACACGACGCCCGCGGATTATTGGCAGCGCCCACTTTTGCCCTGCAGGTCAACCCAATACCCCCCATGAGTCGTGGACCGGTCCCGAGTCCTTTAATCATCAACGCACCGATGAAGAAACACAACCAGCCCCCGTTCAATACCATCAGTCATCAGTGACCACACACAATGGAATTACTGTCGAGTATGAGCCGCCAGGCTGTTACCGTGTCACACATCGTGCAACCGGCACGGCGTTTGAGTTAAACGAACAAGGTGCAGTATTACACAGTGAACAAAAAACCTTATTTTCCAGCAAAACGAAAACCAAACTGATTGCCGGTAATCAATTAACCATAAATGTCCTGGCCGGTGATGCTACCTTGAATGTGCAAAGTGGGAATTTATCCATAAAAGCAGCTAAAAACATTATTTTTGAGACAGGCCAACATTTTATTGTGAAGGCGAAAAAGTTTATTGAGGAGTTAGGTTAATGCCAGCTATTGCAATATTAGGCTCTATCTGTACCGGTCATGGTTGCTGGCCACCTCGTGCAAACAGTGAAGGCGAACCCCTGCATACCATCAATGGAAAACCGGTGCATTGTAAGGGGCATGGCTGGCTACCCCACACTTGTCCTGCAATACCTGAAACCCATGCAGGTGTTACTACCAGTGGAAATCCCAACCATATTATTAATGGTAAACCAGTGGCTCGGGTAGGTGATAGTGTCAGCTGTGGGTCAACGATAGCGACAGGAGAGTCGCTTCACCAAGTCAAAGAATAATCAATTGTAAGAAGCCCATAAATTAGACAATAACTGTACTCTATTAAACAGATTAATACTGATACAAAAAATAATTACTACAAGTGTAAATATTCATGCCTGTTGTGCCGTATATAGGATACAATTGGTATTCTTTTTTGTGTTGTTGCCAGTAAGGAATACAGTATGCGATTTATCCATTGGCATATAAAAATGGAATCAATTCATTTTGCTTTCCCCCAATTAAACTCCCCTCATTTTTAATATGAATACTTATAAGCACGCCTTAATATCGGTTAAACACTGGGGAGGATATATTGATGACTACTATCCAATCCATGATTTTATCGATAGCACAAAGGCTCTATGCAGTGATAGTCGACACCGTATACTCCATACTTTATGGGGAATAAGGGAAATTGTTGTACCTGTATTTGGCAATACCATTACCAATAGTGATGGCAAGACAGTTGATGTCAAAGACTTATGTGAAAAAGACCATTTATTAATCGATTATCACTACCGATTTATTCCTACTCTATCAGACTTTGTTGATTTAATTGATACATCAGCCATCCCCAACTGGAAAACAACCATTAATACAATGCATGGCTTGTATGCTGAAAACCCAGCCGTGAGCAAAATTTTAATGTCTCCCTTAGCCAATACAGGCAAGCTTGCATCGTTGTTGTTCACACATAATAGCTGGTTTATCAATGAGATTTTACCGCTAGTGATGGGAACGCAGCCACTACTCACTGAATTTGCTATCTCGCCAAATGATATTTTTAATAACATGGATTTTGAGTTATGGCTGAATAATGGCTCTGCTCCACCGCCCAGTGCTGTCAAACTTCAAAAAACTAAAGTCGCTGTATAATCCCGTTAAATTTACGCTTTTGAATTTCAAATGGTGACTCATTTATGAGCCAAAAAAGTTATGTCATTCGTAAAATTGCCTATCACTTTAGTGATGAGTGTTCCTATGTTCATTGTATGGGTGGTATTGAGGCTGTTATAGGTAGCAAAGAAGAAGCTATTCAGAAGTTTAAAGAACTAGAATGCGAAGAGTTTAGAGGGATGCCTATCTATGATATGCCAGAAGTCAGCCACATGGGTGATGGTGACGAAGAACTTTGGCAAGAATTACATGATTATTTTGTCGAGCAATTTAAACAACCCCTTTTTGAAACCAAAGAAAATGGGGAGTTGGATTTTAGCCATCACTACATAGAAGTTCCTTGCTCAGCAACCGATGAGCAAGCATGGGCTATTAAGGAAATGACTGGTATTACTTTCCACGAAATTGGCGAATTTGATCAACCAGTACCTGAGTTTTATGGTATTTGGTTACTACACAGCGATAGTTTTCTAACTTACAGCGACCAACCATATTTTTTTGATAGTAAAGACGAAGCGATAGGCTTTATCAAAGATCATTACGATATCATTGAGACACCTCAAATAATATCAGGTTCATTATCATCAATCAGTAATCAACCTACACTTCTGCAA
This genomic window from Spartinivicinus poritis contains:
- a CDS encoding PAAR domain-containing protein — encoded protein: MPAIAILGSICTGHGCWPPRANSEGEPLHTINGKPVHCKGHGWLPHTCPAIPETHAGVTTSGNPNHIINGKPVARVGDSVSCGSTIATGESLHQVKE
- a CDS encoding DUF6915 family protein, coding for MNTYKHALISVKHWGGYIDDYYPIHDFIDSTKALCSDSRHRILHTLWGIREIVVPVFGNTITNSDGKTVDVKDLCEKDHLLIDYHYRFIPTLSDFVDLIDTSAIPNWKTTINTMHGLYAENPAVSKILMSPLANTGKLASLLFTHNSWFINEILPLVMGTQPLLTEFAISPNDIFNNMDFELWLNNGSAPPPSAVKLQKTKVAV
- a CDS encoding phage baseplate assembly protein V produces the protein MNNTTELNSPLTPTQYHGQVMNTDDPKKCQRVQVQILGLTEGVPTDKLPWAEYLLPIGARYNAGSFTPVQVGDWVWVDFPYISHGQPDTRRPRIIGSAHFCPAGQPNTPHESWTGPESFNHQRTDEETQPAPVQYHQSSVTTHNGITVEYEPPGCYRVTHRATGTAFELNEQGAVLHSEQKTLFSSKTKTKLIAGNQLTINVLAGDATLNVQSGNLSIKAAKNIIFETGQHFIVKAKKFIEELG